GGAttgcagaaaataataataataataataatataacgtGATATATAGAATCATATATATGCAATATTATGTATGTGCTatttctcatatatatatatatatatatatatatatatatatatatatatatatatattatatatatatatatatatatatatatatatatatatatatatatatatatatatacacacattgccATCACCTTTATAATTATCTTCATATACATTATCATATgtgcagtgttttattaaatgaacTACATGTTATGCCAGACCATATAGCGTCTGATAGGGCCTACATTACGTTACGTTACGTTTCGTGCCATgctttaatacaataaaatacatttgctGATTGCTAAGAACGTTCCCTTTGGTAGCAGTCTGTCTAATCTGTTGTTAAAGTATACTGCTACGAAAGTCCATATGTGTAAAAGTTTGAACAGACGAAATAAGTTCCCTTTAATGCAAAGCACTTCGACGCTGCCTATATATTTGGCGGACTCGACTCACAGTGATGTTGTTACGTGCACTTGAAGTACGTGATATATGCATTAAATGTTATAAATGGCCTATTGTACAACATTAGAAGATTCTATAGCAAATTAAAATATCTATACTTGAGGTAAAGTACAAAGTCGGAACTATTACCGTTTACACTGCAAAATACGTTGATGCGCAAAACATAAAATTCAGTCGGACAGTTAGTAGGCGCGCGGCAAAATGTATGGCAAGCACCAATTCAGCCAGTTACATTGTAGCCATAGTTCTATTCCAGCACCTAAGGCAACTAGTTGTactgatttttaattattctgcagCCTGCTAAAAGGCAGAATGATTACTTGCTAAGAAAACGTTGAAACTGCATTTTTTACTTCGTGTTCATTTCTCCTTTTGACTTAAATTTGTGACTTTGTTAATCCTCTATCATACTGAGAACAGAACAGAAACAGCAGTTTCGTCTCTTGATTGATTGAATTGTttgcagattagatagatagatagatagatagatagatagatagatagatagatagatagatagatagatagatagatagatagatagatagatagatttgttatTGGTATTTtaataacttaaaatattttcaaaatcgcCTTGCAAAACAGCAGACAAAACCAACAGATGGATGGGAATTCTAAGCAGTGCAGTACATATGGCACAGCAGAAATGGTGTGCCTGAACACTCCGCTAACAATGCTGTTAGCTACAAAGGCACGTATTTCCTGGACTGGAAATTGGCTTGGCTTAACAATTTTTTTGGGCGTATGGGGGGTGGGGTGGTGGGTTGGGGAGTGTTATTTAGACATTAAAGTTtagcaaattttacaataaatgcgTTTTTAGAATATTCAATATAGCTGATATGCACTTTATTTCTCATATCGGGGAAACAAGTGATTTATGTACGTACACCTAGCCCAACTCcgtattttgtaaatgtgttattAGCAGTTTTCTCTTAATAATAATCCTTATGTGCACACGTACGATTATATTAATCACCGACTGTTATAGAACTTTCTTCTAACCCTTTAAGAAGTACGACCAAGTAGATTTGAcgttaagtaaataataaaactggcaaaaaatacacaacagtcaaactgaaaataaagaaaatatcgtTTGTGTTCATTATTCGTCGCAATACGCTATTATGAATACTTTCCTTCGATATAACTGAAGCCATGTTGTGAAATCAAAGCTATCTTAATACATCTATTTTATTTAGCAGTTCTATTATATTCGCAGAATTGATCAAATCTAAATAAAAGCAGGCGCttaagaaataaattgtactttttttaagtttgaagATGCACCCCAAAGCCATACAAGTGCAAATAATCTCCTTAAACCCCCTTTCTAAATCGGCCTACCACTTGTTAATATATTTcgttatgtacagtatgcatcCTCTCCAACATGCTTCCCAGTCAGCCGCGCGAAACATCCCCACCCCCAGTAGGCCCTGCATATTAAACATTACCCCCTTGGTCTTAAAATTCTACAAGTGCATCTCTGTTATATTGTAACCAGCTAATAAAATGTGCGGAAAAGTGTAACGCTCTGACCTCTGTGCACGCCCGGATAATCACGCTACGACTTCACACAACAGAGTTAAATTCTAGTCGTGTGCCACTGTCGATCTGTACAAAGAAAAGAGGGCTGTGTGACACATCTTGTTAGGCTGCTAATACACCAGCAAGAGCTTACACTCTGTTTTACAGGAAACTTAAGTGTTTGGTCGCCTGCAGCTCCTTACAAAAAGATTCCCGCATCTTCATATTACAAAAGCAAGCATAGATTGTTACTAGCCTATAATTCATAAAATAAAGACTTTTCAATAACAAGGGGTGTCGGAGTATTTCTGGGTTTAAAAACTTAGAAAAATATTCCTACACACCCTGTCTTTTATGGCAAAAGTCCAACAAAATCGTTATTTGGTTCTTTTGTTTCGTTCAGTTTTTGTTATCTCTTCCCTTCTGGATGGTATTCAAAATGAtcgaaaatgacaaataaaattacaaaatgttgttaatcattctgttttgttaaaacaCCCGTTGTGGTACTGGTtgcagaacaaaaagaaaaaaaaaacaaaatacacatgtCATGTAAATACACTAAATCTTACTTGAATACGGTGATACCAAACAATAAGTTTGATCTAATGAGTGAAACCAATTGACTATGAAATTAAGAGAAAATAGACGTCAAATGCAACTTACTTTTCTGCAGCCTGTTCCgttaaaatgtgtttgttataATTCGACCTGTCTCCGCGTTAGTATAAAGATAATGCGAGGAAAGCCAGATCTGTCGTTGTGTAAAGCGATAAAAAAGAAACGAGTAAAAAGCTGTAACGCGGCTAAAATGAAATGgccgtgaaaaaaaaaatcataaaatgttgAAAGAGCACTTGGTTCCTTATTAGGCGAagatacaatatttatttcttgtcTCTTGGGATGAAGCTCTTCCATCTATTGTCCTCCCATTTCTCTATGCTGATGCTTAATTTTCAAAACTTCTATATTACCAAGGGACCTACGACATCAGCTAAAGAAATACCCAGCAAGTACAAAATCTGAACCAGGGAGCCGCTTTTGTGCAGAGGGGAAATTTATTTCATCCAGGTTTTAAGGGCTCTGAGGAAGGAAGTCTTATTTCTGTGAACATATTTTGGATCTTTAagtttatatatatttgaaaGCGCTGGAGACCGTACTTTCGGAGGAACGTGAAGATGTCCACTGCCTTTCCTGGACTGGTTCATGAAACGGAGGTATTTCGTTTATTTTTGTGGTATTGTTATTACAGCATGAGACCATTATGTTTAAACAAAATGTGCTCCAGATGAGGTATAAGAAAGACGAAAAATCGTTATGACATCTGTCACCAATATAAGGCGTCGATTGCTTTCCAACAGTTGCCATAACGAATATTTCAAAATACATCGACAAATTATACAGCCATACTGTAGATAACTTGTTACACTGGTTCTCTTATTCGTATAATTCAAAATACACTTCTACATTTAGATGGACACATCTTCTGGcattttttacagaaaaatggGACTAGCAGGGCATTCGATGTTTACCTTGAATCTAATCTATAACTACACGATATGTGGTTCAACTATGCGTGCGTGAGTGGGTGTTCATATGCTTCCCATCTGTGTGAAAGTGTAACAattgccatcttttttttctatgaaaGAACGCATCAGTCGCCTTACTTCAACTGCATTAAATTAATCTTTAGGtggtattttattcatttttgattgacacatttttaacaataaactTCAGGTCAAATAATAGACCTGGAAATTTTCTTAAGGGCTTCTGGGGTGACGGGGTGGATGTTTCTCTTCACTTGTATAGCTGCAGGCTTAAGATATTGTGACACCACTAACAGGTATTTTCTAAAGCAGACTTTGAATTTGTATTTGAGGGTTGGATTTCCCATGAATTCGTCTTTTAGAATGGGGATTTTttcctatttatatattttttcataccACACTCATAGCTGCAAGGTATTTTAAATGACATACCTCacatattctttttttctccttacaGATACGTCACGATGGATCAAACAGCTATCGTTTGATGCAGCTTGGATGCTTGGAATCTGTGGGCAACTCATCTGTCGCTTACTCCTCTTCGTCTCCATTAGCTTATTCTACCACTGGTACTGAGTTTGCTTCGCCATATTTTTCCACAAATCACCAGTATACACCACTTCATCACCAGTCCTTCCACTATGAGTTCCAACACAGTCACCCGGCTGTTAACCCTGATGCTTATTCACTCAATTCGCTTCACCACTCCCAACAGTATTATCAGCAGATTCATCACGGAGAACCTGCAGATTTTATTAACCTTCATAATGCCCGTGCATTAAAATCATCATGCCTAGACGAGCAAAGAAGGGAATTGGGGTGTTTGGATGCCTACCGACGGCATGATTTGTCTCTTATGAGCCATGGGTCTCAATATGGCATGCACGCAGATCAGAGACTGCTGCCTGGATCCAGCTTAGGGCTGCAACCATCGGGTGCCGACGACTTGCAGGTAAGGAATGAAATGGAATGTGTGGTAAAATTCAAAATAACGCGATAAGCGCGCTCAGGAATGTACAGTCGCAAGTAATTATTTGCTTGCTTCAAAGGACGCAACCAACTCTGATTTGAATAAGGTATTTGGAGGTTAGAAATATTGATCAActaaaatgcaatgtattattattattattattattattattattgagttttCTTTGTATTAAGGTAGACTCGAGGTATATTTTTGaatgaatgcatttatttatctcGGAGCCTTATATGCTTTCCCCGAACCTcttcttttggaaaaaaaaagatattattattattattattattattattaataataataataataataataataataataataataatctgtgtaTCTGTATTAGCATCCTGCTACAGGATAAAGCATTTAACTTATGTTTTGTTCTACAAAATTACGTTCACACATAGtacaaatagtatatttttgtATCGTTTCAAATATCTACTtttaatatctttgttttaaagcaCTTGCGAAACTGAAATCTGATTAGTGTACTTCTTCTTTAGGAAGTCCATATAGTACATGACAATACACGGTATTGCCGTTACAATTTTTACAACACTTACTACTACAATTAGTACTATAGGTCCTgataataaaaccaaataaaatacatttttgaacatttaaataagGATAACACAAGGTATTACGATGCAATTTATAAAAGTCACCAATGTCGTTCTTTCACAACAGCGCAAAACGCGGTAAAAGATGGTTTATTATATTTCTGATTTAAATGATCCCTTACCCGTGAGCCTTAACCCTAAATTAAACACAGACGCAACTGCAGTTGCCCTGCATAAAAATAAATCTCCGTCGTCTGGCGAGTAAATATGTTACCTTAGTTAAACTCAGCCTTAAGACTTCAGTTAATTCTTCGGAATAAAtgaaaatcttttctttaaagCACGTCTGCTGCTGACTTCTTTCCTCTTTTTAACTGTGTACATTTTCTTCTCCCTAAATAAAGAGTACTTTTTTTCCAAAAGGAGGGATTAGCAGATTGGAAAATACCAAACAATAGGTAAATCCTCTGCAAAAGAGCACCGTAGTTTATCCAATTTACGACTTAATGTCACTCAGCTGGTTATTTATGCAGTATCATGCGGCTTTACTGGTTAGCTAAAACAAGACTGTTAACAAAGTATCCGCATTACGTGCATATTCAATACTGCATATAAACATTTTCGGTATTTATAGCAGTAACTATATCAATAGTAGAAGTAGCAGTAGTGGTATTAATATGTCCGGGTGCATCATAATATGATCCATTTGATCGTAACAAAACGTTAACTTTGCATGCACATAGACTTCTcttaaaatttcaacaaaattattactttaattatactgattttcagacaattgctactAATCACATGATAACACCTACTAATGTGGGGAAACAGtgcaaaataataagaataaacagtATATCAAGGTTTTCGGGGAATGCAACTAACGTAAACACATATTGTgtgacatttgaagaaaaaaatgttagttgAAGGGCAGTgtacagacaaatgaacagatgCACACAGTCTTAGAGGCAGAGATGCATCTTTCAGTCACTAAAAAGATTTTCCATGGCCAACAAAGGAAGCTGTCATACCTTTTCCCCGTCACCAGTTTAATTTATGCTTGATCTCGGAGTTTTGTATATTGATTTTATAATCACTTTAGcctcagaaaagaagaaaaatagacCAAAGGTTTGTTAAAAAAGAAGTGTACAAGACCTCGTCAATGGGGCTGAAAAAGAAGAGAAACTGAGCGAAatgaaaagatttttgttttttattctcttGAAGAATTTTAGTATGCGAGTCCTCATTCACTTTTCAAATGGCCATGGCTTGTTGGGAGGATTAGCTTTGCTAGATCCTCTGTACTTTTCGAAGAAAAACGTTGGTACTAATAACGGATGGTCTTACCGTCTGGACTCTTACTGTAGATAAAACAGACAGAAGCCACAAAGATCCGTTTCACAAAACCTCGACTTGACTCGGAGACCTCTGTTCTTCTTTGTTTACTAGTTTTGCAGGAATTGAGTTGGTGCCGATTCTTGGCCTTTATTGGCATATATGCAAACGtaatattaaataacaatgtCATGCACTGAAATAAGAGGAGTTTCATTCGAAATTATACTAACTTGTTGGGAACTTTCTTTTTAGGGTTCAGTGGAGGCTCAGTGTGGGCTCGTATTAAATGGACAAGGTGGAGTCATCCGCAGAGgtaaattgttaaaatgtttaattttaagagGCACGTAAACATTCAtctcttatttcatttttgacaACCTTTTAATAGGAATATTAATTGAAATTTTGGCATACTATTGTAACCTTTTCTCTGTATGTCGTATTAAAAAAGATGTATGTGTTAGACAAAAcctatttttctaaataaatatcaatttaattgaaaatatatatttttaaaatgaacaatgtTGGCTTTAAGTCAAAGTACgatggtgttgtaccgtgttagccattatgaatagtgaaaagtcaagcaaaatgacaccttttattggctaactaaaaaattacaatattgtaatcttttaagttagccaataaaatgtgtcattttgcttgacttttcactgctTTAAGTCAAAGAAATTGAGCCTAAATAGGttcaactgaaaaataataataataataataataaacgatTTGCTGCTGATTGTAACCGTCGGTAATTAGTTTTCTATGTTATAAGTGAAGAAAATTGATATTTTCCATGCAAGAACGGTTGTTTAAGTATTTCAAGTTACAAGATAATATCACTAAAattcaaatgtgttttaaatgtttaaatttaatgtaTAATATGACATTCAAAAATTTTGTTTCTCCTAACTTTTGACAGTCGGACAACACCAATAATAACaagagcaataaaaacatttCTCATCATTGTGTGCTGCATTGTATTGCAGCTGATTTAATTTAAGATGATAATCgttaaaaataatactgtatattaaatagacTTTCAGTGTTAAATCGAACAAATAACTATTCGATGTAATAACTATTGTGTAtcttatgcatgtatgtatgtataaagtaGTGTAACGGAGAAAAGCAAAGTGTAGAACTGAAAACTGTAATTTTTGAAGTTAGTGCGTGGAAAAATAGATCTATAATGGAGGAAATTTGAGAAACTGGTAGCTATCTACAGTAATCCTAGTAAGACTGaagcaatataatataatataatatatttattacataggaaatataaatatatgttaaaatgaaaatgaaagaaaattcaaGTAAAATTTAGTCGTGTTTTGAACATGCAACATGTGCTTTAATGATGAATGTCATAAGCCGCTTTACATGTTAGCACGGACAGATGCCTCAGATGAAAGGCAAGATTTTACTAATTTCGGTATTTATAAACGAtttctatgtttttttctgtatttattacgTTTTCAAATTTAGGTGTATCGTCAGTTTAAGACAAAGGATTTATCCAGTATACGCATGACGGTCTGTTGTTGGATTTAAAACGAGCGTTGTGTTGAAATATTGAAGTAGAGATTTCATTAGTCTGCACATCTAGACCAGAAATTCAAGAAAAATCACataatcgaaaaaaaaaaaactcttttagtTTTAGATGAACCCGCATCTTATAAACCTTGTGAGATCCTGACAGTTTATCTGGTGATGATATGAAACGTACACAACAGAATTAACAAACACGGATGTATGTACTATGAGTTGAATCCACATTGAGAGCATATGTTCGTCTCTATATGAAGGTCACACATTGAGTTAAACATAAATAGGAATAAGCTACGAAAATGCCACTCCCATAATTCCACCCCCCGAAGCACACATATCTGAATGCCATTCAGTGTAGAAGTAGAATACGTCGAGAATActaataagcaaaaacagaaacagaattgCTGGTTTGCATGTTCTGGGCCTATTTCAATCcttacaaataaatgtatttgttttttttagaattcGTTCAACTGGTTAGTCTAGAATAGATCAAGGAATTAGTTTGTGAGTTCGCCTGTATCATTGAGCGTTATACTAATATCGTTAGACTaaaaatggtcagatatcaaTCCTAGCGAAACATttttgaagatagatagatagatagatagatagatagatagatagatagatagatagatagatagatagatagatagatagatagatagatagatagatattctctATATGCTTGAGACTAAAACATTTTGCTtcgtatattttaaagaaaatataatgtgTCTGGATGTTGTGTTTGGCGATGGATTGATCCCTATGCTATCACTTTCAGTTAATGGTGTGCAGGATTTAGCCCGGAGCGCCACTATTCTAACCATCAGAACCAATAATCTTTGCTTTACCTAGTGCTCCGGTATCGATAGCTTCTCTAGCCTGAGGCATCCGCTTTGATATGTTAATGTTTCTCAGTCCCCAAATTCAGTAGAGATCATATTAATGTTGTTCATACAGACTGGAGCTTTGCCTTCGTTGAATATTCAGATACTCTGTTTCAAAAGAAATCACTCAAGAAACGAGGCTGCTATTTAGAAAAGTCTTCTGTGTTTTTAATCATTAGAAATCCCACTTCGATTTTAAAGAATTTGATCAGGCTTACGCTAgtactttaatgtttttcttctcctttctttttaaacttcatCCCTATTATGGCGAGCTCTGAATTTGTGTATACATTTACGTTTTGTATAAATTTATGTATACACTATAAAATTGTTTGGTGGTCTTTCACCCTCCATATTTGGATAAGAAAGCTACATTCTGACTTCTGgaccccttttcattttttttcctttaaatcttGATGGCAAACTcctaaaaaaacatttgattcgCTTTGTGATCATTCAGCATGGCTGCCCCAGGCAAATTTCAGCAGCTTAAATACTGCTATAGCCTCTGGGCCATGAAAAGAGGACCAGACTACCGGCAATAGCTCTTTTTCGATTGCCCGTGGCAACATAAAATACAAACTACTTTGAATCAAAACATTTTTGGGGAATTAATATGATCTGAACTGTGAATGCTTTAAGAGGATCTCGGGTTTGTCAAATCGCTTAAAGGTGAGTGACATACCAAGGCAGAGGTATTAATGCTGctccaaaaaaaaagtcagatcTTATTAGAATTAGACTTCTTCTTTTGAGCCTCATCCGCGATTACATTCAAAACATAATATTACCCTGTTTTTAACTTTTCGAAAACTTAATTATCATTTGATTCATTATTACGATGTAACATCAGATCtcaaaacaatttatttcattcttccgaatataatgatgatgatgatgatgatgatgataatactGATAATGACATTAACAACGACAATGGTAAACAGAAAAAAGCTATACACTCAGAAAATAAGTAATTATAGGAGCAGCTGTTCGTAATAAGTGAACTGCTATCTCCATCCATACAAATAACTGTACAATTTAATAGCAGTAGTATTTATTTGAAACCTCTGATTTTTTAACGCAAAAATGTTGGTCAGTGATGAAGTGGCTGGTGACATATGCctaatatttacattattttatttataaattacaagAGTATTTTATTTGTTATCCCCCGCCTCAGGAGGAACTTGTGTCGTGAACCCTACTGATTTATTCTGCTCGGTACCTGGACGCTTGTCGCTGCTCAGTTCAACTTCCAAATATAAAGTAACAATTGCCGAAGTTAAAAGGCGTCTTTCACCCCCGGAATGCCTCAACGCATCGTTGTTAGGTGGAATACTGAGAAGGTAAGGAAAACATGGGTTACAAGTTCCACCTATTCTTATACTGCATGAAATATGAACATTTCGTCTATATTGCCTATTTAAAGAGGAGTTTGCCATTTTTTCTCaagcacaaataaaaatacaaaaatacaatgaCAAATTGGTAGATGAATCTCTTTCTCTTCTTGTATTTTATTCGTTTTTTAAAGGGCCTGTCACATTACAGCACAAACCTACTTGTATTTAATGCAGACTATTGCTTTAATGAATCTGTGTAATGCTCGGTTACTGTTATTTTAGTTAAATCAATGCTTTACCTATTATTACAATTTAGACTTTATCACCTTATTATCCATGGTAGTACGAACGGTGTTTAAAGATCAATATCTGTGTTTTCGAAAATATTACAGAGCAAAATCCAAAAATGGTGGCCGGTGTCTCAGAGAGAAGCTGGACAGACTTGGGCTCAACTTACCAGCCGGCAGACGAAAAGCTGCAAATGTGACTCTGCTGACATCACTAGTTGAAGGTATAgtttcaatttaaaagaatatGTTTGTTCAAAATTAAGTGTATATGTCAGTGCAAGTGTAGATCAAGCCTGCATTTGAAACTTAAGAATGAATTGGATCGTTGAGAACATCTGTGTACAGCTAACACTCCTGTCGACAAACAACACTTTCAGTCTGGCCGCTGGATACATATTTCTTTATCTATGAATATTCATTCAATTCTAGTTTTCCAAAATCAAGAATGAGAGTTTGGAAAAAATATCCATAGCATCACTAAAAAACCATTTTAACATGGCACATGTTTTAGCGTAATGAATGTGAAGTATAGATCgagagtttctttctttctttctttctttctttctttctttctttctttagtgtCCGTTTAATGCTATGCATTAGGCTTCGTAAACATTATATAAAGTAGGTAATCAATACAATGtataaaacagtattttaattaGAAATGAATGGCGGTCCATCCATTTttaagtaatagtattattatcaatcacagatattttattaagtaaataTATCCTGACCGCACTCCCAAACCCCTACAAATGACAGCTTTAGAGCTGTATCTTTCAGTTTGGTGTCATGTCTAACTCAGTTTTATGTGATACGCATCAAGAAATGTGAAAGGATGCAGTACGCAAAATATTGGGAGTTCATGTGGCGTAGATTAATAAACATTGAGCAGTGTTATCcgttattaaatattttggacagatacgacgatttattattaaatactatGATTTTTAGTGCACTTGCTATGTTAATTGGAGACTCTAAACTGGCTCAGTTTCAGTGTTTGTTGGCGTGTGAGTGAGGGAGCCCTGCAATGGGCAGTTGACATTTTCTTACAATGGCATGTGTTTACTCCTGAGACTTTAAACCTGATTAAGTGGCTTCGAAAGTGAATTAACGGACACATAAAACCAAAAGCTGTTCTGACCCACTTAGTATTTATGTAATGCTTTTGATTTTCCAGAAACTTAAAGTTGTCATGAATGATGTCCTCTGTACTTTAATTATGGTTACCAAAATATATGTAATAGTATCTAATTTTAAATATCCCGTTACGAGgtattttgaaagaaaataatagcACAGcatgatttattaattttaaaaaagtatagtAAAATACTAAGACACGTGTACAAAATTACTTTTGAAATACGCCTTAGTGTAGCTGAACATTTATGAATATCATCATTTTTAGATGCAAGTGCATCTTCATAGAAAAATATTACCAGAACACTTTAATTTGTATTACTTAACACTTTTAAGTACAaattactcattttaactgcaaCAATTTGTTTTCTCTCAGGCGAAGCACTCCATTTGGCTCGTGACTTTGGCTATACTTGTGAAACTGAATTTCCTACTAAAGCAGTTGGAGAACATCTAGCCAGACAGCATGTTGAACAGAAGGAACAAACTGCC
The sequence above is drawn from the Erpetoichthys calabaricus chromosome 3, fErpCal1.3, whole genome shotgun sequence genome and encodes:
- the tfap2d gene encoding transcription factor AP-2-delta, producing the protein MSTAFPGLVHETEIRHDGSNSYRLMQLGCLESVGNSSVAYSSSSPLAYSTTGTEFASPYFSTNHQYTPLHHQSFHYEFQHSHPAVNPDAYSLNSLHHSQQYYQQIHHGEPADFINLHNARALKSSCLDEQRRELGCLDAYRRHDLSLMSHGSQYGMHADQRLLPGSSLGLQPSGADDLQGSVEAQCGLVLNGQGGVIRRGGTCVVNPTDLFCSVPGRLSLLSSTSKYKVTIAEVKRRLSPPECLNASLLGGILRRAKSKNGGRCLREKLDRLGLNLPAGRRKAANVTLLTSLVEGEALHLARDFGYTCETEFPTKAVGEHLARQHVEQKEQTARKKMILATKQICKEFQDLLSQDRSPLGSSRPTPILDLDIQRHLTHFSLITHGFGTPAICAALSTFQTVLSEMLNYLEKHTTNKNGSTTDSGQINSNSDKTPLRKTTETQPKDGKTEKTE